A genomic segment from Glycine max cultivar Williams 82 chromosome 1, Glycine_max_v4.0, whole genome shotgun sequence encodes:
- the LOC100801247 gene encoding L-type lectin-domain containing receptor kinase S.4 — protein sequence MATKLNMLLKLLPLLVFLLIPVSSQPNQLFYAGFKGLGSNNMTLDGVAEIEPNGVLKLTNDSSKVMGHAFYPTPFRFKNSSGGKAFSFSSSFALAIVPEFPKLGGHGLAFTIAPSKDLKAHPSQYLGILDSSNIGNFSNHLFAVEFDTAKDFEFGDIDDNHVGIDINSLASNASASAGYYTGDDDSSKQNLTLQSRVPILAWVDYDAAKSVVHVTISASSTKPKRPLLSYHVDLSPILKESMYVGFSASTGLLASSHYILGWSFKINGPAPPLDLSSLPQLPGPKKKHTSLIIGVSVSVVVLALCAVLFGIYMYRRYKNADVIEAWELEIGPHRYSYQELKKATKGFKDKELLGQGGFGSVYKGTLPNSNTQVAVKRISHDSNQGLREFVSEIASIGRLRHRNLVQLLGWCRRLGDLLLVYDFMENGSLDKYLFNEPETILSWEQRFKVIKDVASALLYLHEGYEQVVIHRDVKASNVLLDGELNGRLGDFGLARLYEHGTNPSTTRVVGTLGYLAPEVPRTGKATPSSDVFAFGALLLEVACGLRPLEPKAMPEDMVLVDCVWNKFKQGRILNMVDPKLNGVFNEREMLMVLKLGLLCSNGSPTARPSMRQVVRFLEGEVGVPDELRKPGEGGYQEGFDEFLHSLESSSFDQMNTGSYGRNRDMDSSFPSLTGTSLFSPHGKGQTM from the coding sequence ATGGCCACCAAACTCAACATGCTCCTCAAGCTCCTGCCTTTGTTGGTGTTCCTTCTGATCCCAGTTTCATCTCAGCCAAACCAGCTCTTCTATGCTGGATTCAAGGGTCTGGGAAGCAACAACATGACCCTTGATGGGGTTGCAGAAATAGAGCCAAATGGGGTACTGAAACTCACAAATGATTCAAGTAAAGTGATGGGTCATGCTTTTTATCCAACCCCTTTTCGGTTCAAGAACTCTAGTGGTGGTAAAGCTTTCtccttttcttcctcttttgcttTGGCTATTGTTCCTGAGTTTCCAAAGCTAGGAGGGCATGGCCTTGCTTTTACAATTGCTCCTTCTAAGGATCTGAAGGCTCATCCAAGCCAATATCTTGGTATTCTTGACTCAAGTAACATAGGGAACTTCTCCAACCACCTCTTTGCTGTTGAGTTTGACACAGCAAAGGATTTTGAGTTTGGGGACATTGATGACAACCATGTTGGAATTGACATCAATAGCTTGGCCTCCAATGCCTCTGCATCTGCAGGTTACTACACTGGGGATGATGATTCAAGCAAACAGAATCTCACCCTCCAAAGTAGGGTACCTATTCTAGCTTGGGTTGATTATGATGCTGCTAAAAGTGTGGTCCATGTCACGATTTCTGCATCTTCTACCAAACCCAAAAGGCCACTCTTGTCCTATCATGTGGATCTTTCACCAATCCTTAAGGAATCCATGTATGTTGGGTTCTCTGCATCAACAGGGTTGCTTGCTAGCTCCCATTACATCTTGGGATGGAGCTTCAAAATCAATGGGCCAGCTCCACCCCTTGATCTCTCTTCTCTCCCACAGCTTCCAGGGCCAAAGAAGAAACACACATCTCTGATAATTGGGGTTTCAGTCTCTGTTGTTGTTCTTGCATTGTGTGCTGTCTTATTTGGCATCTACATGTACAGAAGGTACAAGAATGCTGATGTCATAGAAGCTTGGGAGCTTGAGATTGGGCCACATAGGTACTCCTACCAAGAGCTCAAGAAAGCAACAAAAGGGTTCAAGGACAAAGAGCTGCTTGGACAAGGTGGGTTTGGGAGTGTTTACAAAGGAACATTGCCAAATTCCAATACCCAGGTTGCTGTTAAGAGAATTTCACATGACTCCAATCAAGGCCTGAGGGAATTTGTATCAGAAATAGCCAGCATAGGCCGGCTTCGCCACCGGAATTTGGTTCAGTTGCTGGGGTGGTGTCGCCGCCTGGGTGACCTCCTCCTTGTGTATGATTTCATGGAAAATGGGAGCTTAGACAAGTACTTGTTTAACGAGCCAGAAACAATCCTAAGTTGGGAGCAAAGGTTTAAGGTCATCAAGGATGTTGCTTCAGCCCTTTTGTATCTTCACGAGGGCTATGAGCAGGTGGTGATACATAGAGATGTGAAGGCTAGCAATGTGCTTCTAGACGGTGAACTCAATGGAAGACTAGGAGATTTTGGATTAGCAAGGTTGTATGAACATGGGACTAATCCAAGTACCACAAGGGTGGTGGGGACCTTGGGCTATTTGGCACCTGAGGTGCCTAGGACAGGGAAGGCCACTCCTAGCTCAGATGTTTTTGCATTTGGTGCACTTTTACTAGAGGTGGCATGTGGGCTAAGACCACTTGAGCCAAAGGCAATGCCAGAAGATATGGTTTTGGTTGATTGTGTGTGGAACAAATTCAAACAAGGGAGAATACTCAATATGGTGGACCCTAAACTAAATGGTGTTTTTAATGAAAGAGAGATGCTCATGGTGTTGAAATTGGGGCTTCTGTGTTCAAATGGTTCACCCACTGCTAGGCCTAGCATGAGACAGGTGGTGAGGTTTTTGGAAGGAGAAGTTGGTGTGCCAGATGAGTTGAGAAAGCCGGGAGAGGGAGGTTACCAGGAGGGTTTTGATGAATTCTTGCACTCACTTGAATCTTCTTCGTTTGATCAGATGAACACAGGTTCCTATGGTAGAAACAGAGACATGGATTCTAGTTTTCCATCTTTAACTGGTACATCTCTTTTTAGTCCCCATGGTAAAGGACAAACAATGTGA
- the LOC112997755 gene encoding phosphoribosylaminoimidazole carboxylase, chloroplastic: MGSDSDLPVMKSAAEILEMFGVPHEVRIVSAHKTPELVFSYASSAHERGIQVIIAGVGGAAHLAGMVVALTPLLVIGIPVRASTLDGIDSLLSIVQVSWFSLVGARVCFLLSIFKVYPYFALLYICVE; encoded by the exons ATGGGTTCTGATTCAGATCTACCTGTTATGAAAAGTGCTGCTGAAATCTTGGAGATGTTTGGTGTGCCTCACGAG GTAAGAATAGTTTCAGCTCACAAGACTCCAGAATTGGTGTTTTCTTATGCCTCATCTGCTCATGAACGAGGCATACAAGTCATTATTGCTGGTGTTGGTGGTGCAGCTCACTTGGCtg GTATGGTGGTTGCTCTTACTCCCTTGCTTGTTATTGGCATTCCTGTGCGTGCTTCTACCTTGGATGGGATTGATTCACTCTTGTCAATTGTCCAGGTAAGTTGGTTCAGTCTTGTTGGTGCTAGAGTTTGTTTCCTTTTGTCCATCTTCAAAGTTTACCCTTATTTTGCCTTGCTTTATATCTGTGTTGAGTAA
- the LOC106799716 gene encoding vegetative cell wall protein gp1-like, with protein sequence MVRLLPPRDSRTSSTPSPSSVSIPIRPPDVAPTPSRPSTKARPSSSHVNARGPSPVPASTPSPSSVDVQGPSPIPTSTPSPSLLVGNMTTDEDAINLAMEDPLNDRPMVTLINGVFHPSKVVAKALTLSIRQQFGQPWPT encoded by the exons ATGGTTAGACTATTACCACCTCGAGATAGTCGGACATCATCTACCCCATCCCCATCTTCTGTGTCTATCCCAATTAGGCCTCCCGATGTTGCACCTACACCATCTCGACCTTCGACTAAAGCTAGACCATCTTCATCTCATGTTAATGCGCGTGGACCATCTCCGGTACCTGCATCCACACCATCTCCATCCTCCGTTGATGTACAGGGACCATCCCCAATACCTACATCCACACCTTCCCCATCCCTACTTGTGGGCAACATGACTACAGATGAAGATGCTATAAATTTGGCAATGGAAGACCCCCTTAATGATCGTCCTATGGTTACACTAATTAATGGAGT gtTTCATCCATCTAAGGTTGTGGCAAAGGCTCTCACTTTATCCATTAGGCAACAATTTGGTCAGCCTTGGCCTACATGA